Below is a window of Planococcus rifietoensis DNA.
AAAGTCGGCAAAGCTTTCGGTTCTCTGCTCAACTGCTCCTGCACTTGTTCTAAATGGTTCACGTAAAGATGCGTATCGCCGGTCGTATGAATGAATTCACCAGGCTCGAGCCCGCATTCCTGCGCAACAAGATGCGTCAAAAGTGCGTAGGACGCAATATTGAACGGCACGCCGAGAAAGACGTCCGCGCTTCTTTGGTATAGCTGACACGACAATTTACCGTCTGCTACGTAAAACTGGAACATGATATGGCAAGGCGGAAGCGCCATATCATCGATGAATTCCGGATTCCATGCCGTTACCAAATGGCGGCGCGAGTCAGGATTGTTTTTGATCGATTCAACGACATTTTTTAACTGGTCAATCTGGCCGCCGTCAGTCGCTGCCCACGATCGCCATTGCTTGCCGTAAACCGGCCCCAAATCACCGTATTTTTTGGCAAACTCGTCATCTGCCAGTACTTTTTCCTGGAACAGCGTCATTTGCTTTTTGTACAGCTCCGCAAATTCCGGATCGCGCTGTGCCCGCCGGCCGAAATCATTCATCTCCGGCCCGTCGTATTCATCGCTTTCGACCCACTGGGCAAATGCCCACTCGTCCCAGATGTGGTTATTATCTTTCAATAAAGTTTGGACATTCGTGTCGCCTTTAATGAACCAAAGAAGTTCCGAGACGATCAGGCGAAACGCTGTTTTTTTGGTGGTCATGAGCGGGAAGCCCTCTGCCAGGTCAAAACGCATCTGATGCCCGAATACGCTGAGCGTCCCGGTCCCCGTACGGTCTTCTTTTTGGGCTCCTTGATCCAGAATATGTTCACACAACGCTAAATATTGTTTCATGCAATTCCCTCCATTATTAGTATCATCATAACAAAAACAACTCGAATAAGAAAAACTTTAAGAGTATCACATCTTAAGAAAGAAATGGGCGCATTAAAAAAAACCGTTATGGTGATAACGGTTTCAGGAAAGCCATTTAGGCGGTGTATTTTTTGACCAGTAGATGTCCCCGATGCTGATGTGACGCTGGTACTGATCGCTTGCCAAATGGTAATGGAAATTGAATGAATAGCCTTCAAGCGGTTTTTTCTCCGTCCGGACATGGAAGCGGATTTCATCTTGCCCGCTGTCCTTGTCATAGACGTGGAAAATTTTTTCGGCATGGTCGCCGGATGGTTTTTCGGAAATCGTCAAATTGCGCAATCTGTCTTTGCTGTATCCGGCCAGTTCCGTGTCGATCACGTCCTGGATCGTCGGCAAAATGCGCGTACGGAATTCCGAGTCGATCACCGGGCCGATGCGCGATCCGAATTTTATGTAGGACTGTTCTTCAGCGGCTTGGCGAAAATCGGCAAGAATTGAGTCTGCCGTCACATAATATTCTGCAGGATCGATCCATTCAAGCGTATACTCTTTTGTTTGCCCTTGGCTTGCATGTGTTTTTGGGCCATCCTCTTCATCGAGCAAGGATTCCCAAATCATATGGTTTGGCGTAATGGCTCCTAGCGTCAGAACCGTTACAGCAACCATCAAGGACTTCTGCCACCAACTCTTCACTAAACATCACCCTCAATTTTGAACATTTTGTCAAGATAGTTATAGTAATAAACGATTTTTAAGTGGAAAGGTTTCATCTTGTTCCATTTCATTGTACAATAAAGCGAGTAAGTACGCCTTGTTTTTTTCAAAAAGGAGGAATTTTCATGGACGCGTCATTATTGATTGGATTGGGTCTATTGTTTATGCTTGTGTATTTGACTTCGCTATCCTTTACAGACTAAAAAAATCTCCCGCTTTGGGAGATTTTTTTATTATGTCGAGAAAGGTAAGAAGCCGTATTTTCCGAAGCTTATCGCTCGCTTTCCGCGGGCGGGAATCGAGCGATAAGCTTCTCCAAACACTAAACCACATCATTGATTTTTGAATGCGGAAAAGATAATCTTTGTTTAATTTATAATGGATTTCAGACTTCTTCAACACTCCGAAAAAAATCTCCCGCTTTGGGAGATTTTTTTATTGGCTCTTATTCATTTGTATGACGCCGAAATGGAATTTCGTATTTGGGCGCACGCGCCGATTGAAGCCGAACGCCTCAAAATCAGTCGAGCGGAAATGCGCTTTCAAGACGACGCTTTTCCTTGCAACGCGCTTCGCTTCCTCTACCCATTCCTCCGTCAATTGCCCGTGGTCTGCATTGTTTCTAAGCGGCGCGAAGTTTGATGCTTCGGCAATCTGTTCCGTGAACATCGGATCCATATAAACGACATCGAAGGAATTATCATCAAGCCCTTTCAAATAATCGACTGCATTTTGAGAGGCGACTTGAATGCGCCTCATCGAATCGTGCAGTTTCGGCATATCCTGATAATTTTTCAAGCCTTCACGGATGATATGGGCGATGACCGGGTCGCTTTCACAGCCAATCACTCTTCCGGTGTCCCCAACGACAAGCGAAGCAATGAGCGCGTCACTCGCCATGCCGAGCGTGCAATCCAGATAGGCATCGCCTGCCTCAAGTCCAGACACTTCAACGAGTGGATCGTTTCCGAGCGGCCGCTTCGAGCGAAATGCCGCCGAATTGGGATGAAAAAAGAACGGCTCGCTTTGTCCGACTGGATAAAGTTCGAGCCGTTCTTTTTTGCAGACGATGACGTCCGCTGCTAGTTCTTCGTGCAGTTTGTAGACCGGCCGCTTATTGCGCTCGACTGCCTGCAGGCCAAGGAACTGTGCGGTCTCTTGTGCACGGCGCTTGGTCGCATCCGTCGGCCGGTAAGCGGTCGTGACGATCGTCTTCACTGCGCTGCTTCCTCGATCGCTTGTTTCACGGCATCACGCACTTGTTCCATCTCAAAGCCTTCGATTTCTTCGCGTGGAATAAAATGCGCAAGCTGCCCGTCTTTTACGACCGCGATTGAAGGAGACGATGGCGGCACTTCCTCAAAATACTGGCGCATCTGTGCTGTCGCTTCTTTGTCCTGTCCTGCAAATACTGTTACCAAATGGTCAGGTTTATGTTCAGCCAATTCCACCGCTTCGCGTACCGCTGGGCGTGCAAGTCCTGCGGCGCATCCGCAGATCGAGTTGATGATCACGAGGCTCACGCCTTGTGAATTGCTCATATGTTCGTTGACGTCTTCTGCCGTCGTCAGCTCCGTAAATCCGGATTCCGTCAGTTCTTTGCGCATTGGGACGACAATGCCTTTCATGTACTCATCGTATGCTTGCATGGTTTCGCCTACTTTCATAAGTTTGTGTTTTCGATTAATTTAAAGGAGGTGTTCACCGTTTACTATAACTTAGTTTAACGAACTTTTATATCTTGCCGTTTTAAATGTGGTTTTTTGTTAGTATTTAAGTACTCGGTTTCTTCTAAAATGTTAGTGAATCTACTCTTTGATTTTAACATGAGTCCATAAAAGTTAAGGTCTTCATACTTTCTTCAAAGTACGGATAACCTGATCAATCTAACGGACTGATATAATTTCATCAACACCCAATTTTGTTCAGATAGGGAATCATTGTAAACGATTATGCTATTGTGTAAATCTAGTTCAATGATTTTCCCTGTATGATAGTAGAACTGGAAATCTTTCCAGATTTGAATTTTAGCTTCGCATTTTTGCATCATTGCAATTTGTACATTTTCCTGCAACGAGTGCAAATGGAACTCATCTAATTCGGTTCTGACGATTTTGTTGTCCTCACCTTTCTATTCTCTTAGCATACCCCGAAGTTATAGCAGCATTCAAAAGTGCGTGTAGGTACTATAGTGATTCAAGCAGTATGAGACTACGCATTATATAATAACAAAGTCCCTCATTGCTGATTTTCACAGTCAATACGAGGGGGTATTTTTCACTCATCATAATCTGCTACGAATAATACATATCGATATAATAAAGTTGCATTACGAAGTGAAATGATAATTGTAAACAATATTGCTCCCAACCATAGAGCTCCTAGTAAACTTAAAGGTATTGTTACTGCAAGTCCTGATAGGAATGAAAATGAAGAAGCAATTCCGCTAAAGCTATTTGAAATTACTTCTAATATCAATCCACCTATTAAAACAATCAACTGAATGAGAATAGCAAATGAAAAGAATGAAACTAACTGTTTAAGTAGTGTACCATCGCCATTTTCAACAGTATGTTGTCTCAAGAACTTCAATACACTACTATTACTGGCAGCGATAATTGCTAAACTAGTAGTGTTAAATCCTGCTAAAATAGCTATTACTGTTAATGCATCTGAATTCATATCTATAACAATTCTTAATAGTTCGGCATTCGAGATATCGATTAATAAAAAAGTACTGAATACAATTATTGACGCAATAATAGGTATGCCCAAAAATGTTTTGAACTCAAAGGAAGTAGTGTATTTCTTATAATTCGTTAAAACTTCTTTGAAATCTCTCCCAGGTTTATTGTAATCATCTGTCTCCTTAACTTTACCTGTTCTCTTCGTCCCGCTCATCTATTATCACTCCCTCGTACTGTGCATTATAAACTTTAGCACCTAAAGGATTGTCTCTTAGCGCTATCCGAGACATGCCATTAATTAAGTCGCTAAGTGATGGAATGCCACTCTCATTAAACTCAACATCTACGTCGAAAGCTCTCTGGATATTTTCTAACTCTATTGTTTTTGTTCTCCCTGAATGCAATTTTCCGTTAACGCCTAAACCATCAAAATAATCAGCTTCGAATAGCCTTCTAAAGTAATTCTCAACCCCAGTCACCGAGCGCTTAGGGATTTTGTTTTCAAAAGAAATTTTCACCCTTGTTACATCCTGCATTCCGTTTTCCTCTGCCCGATTGTGCAAATAAAGTAAATTAGAAACTTCATTACTTGTCGCCGCTGTTTCTGAAATATCTAGATAATAATAAGCTTCTTTTATAGACGCGAACTCACCAATTTCTTCGAAAAAAGTTCTATTTGGAAGACTTGCGATTTTCAAGAAATTATTTTTATGAATTTTAATAGGATCGTTCTGGTTATTGAAAGCAGATTGATACTCCACAATTTTGTCTTTGTGATAACGAATAAATTTACGAATCATTTGTCCTGCAGCCACTTGTTCGGAGTCCTTTTCTACTAATAGTAACCCTGTTCTAGAATCTACAGTAAAATGAACTTCATTCTTCATTCCATGATTTCTAGGTTTAGTGCCTGCCCCAGTCTGTTCCTCGACATCAAGAATTTCTTGCTCTTTGCCGTATCGAGCGGTTGTGAAGATTCCTTCCCAGATAAATGCATCATCCGATTGTTCGAAGGAAATTAAATTTATCATCTTTGTTTTTTCCCTGTTTTTAAAGGCTCTTTGCTTAATTGGAATCGTATCAATAATATTTTTAAAAAAGAAGTGGAAGGTTTCAAAATCAAACCTACCAAAATCATAATTTGTTCCTTGAAACTTTGGTGTAGTGAGTTCATATCCATATATAGTTACTAATCTATTTTCCATTTCGCACCCTTTCCGGGTCCCGTCTAACAAATGATTTTACTCTATTCTGCAATGAATAATTGAATAGATATGAGAGTATGACGAACGGGACCTTCCTTTAAGACTTTTTCACGCTTTCTAATTGTATCATAATGGTAATTTTCTACAATTTCATTTCATTAAAAAAACCACTAACTACTTAGGTTCACTGACCTAGAAGCATGAGACAAATAAAAACCTCTTTCGTTGAAAAACGGGAATGAAAATACCAATAAATCAACATGGAGGTGTTTTTCTGTGGCGACAAGAGTCAGTTATCCAGTAGAAGTCAAGATGAAGGCGATTGAAATGAGGTTGGCGGGGATACTCGTCAAAATAGCTCTAGAGGAATTGAATATCAAAATCCATTCCCAGCTGAAAACGTGGATGAAATGGCACCGAGAGGGAGCGCATAAGCGATTCTATCAACCTGTAGGTAAACATTATGCCTACGGCAAAGGAACTGAAAATGAATCGGAAACCGTGCGACTCTAGGTCGATAATCACTCCTTAAAACAACAGATTGACGTGTTAAAAAAGTACAAGGAATTGGAGAGAAAGTGGTTGGAGTAGCGTTTTTCAAACTGGTCGGAGAGTCAAAGGGAACGATGTCCATCCAACTCATCTGCAAGCATCTGGGCGTTGCGCGCTCAACGTATTATCTCTGAAAAAACAACAGAAATAAAACCGCGGGAATAGTTGAACAAGATCAAGCCATCAGCCAGCTGTACACAGTTCTCTAAAATCGATAATCCTTCGTTCACGATAAAGAAAACCGCAACGCCTAGAATCAACAGGCCTTTTATGTCCTGACCCATGTGAATAAAAAAGTATTCGACGCCGGCAGCCCTAGCCTAAACAAAGAATACTGTGAATTTCTTAATAAGGTTCGCCAGTCCGAGTTTGCTATTTAATGATTTCTTCATACACGCTCGAAGCAGTCCAGTAATCATATCTAGAAACGAAAAAAACAATAGTACGACGGTGGCGGCATCAATCAAGCCTACCAGATAAACTGCAAAGTTTGTAATCGTAGCCTTGATTCCTTTTACCGCCACGACCTCCCATATGAGAATATTCTTCACCCTCTCTCATATCTAAATCTCCCTTGCATATCATCTTTTGAGTATATAAAAAGAGCGTCCCTGGAGACACTCTAAAGAATATTTCAGTTATTCTAATAAATTTTATGCATTACCTAAACTTCCAATCTGAACGTCTTGCTCTGATACTCCTTCAATTCTTGCGATTTCTTCTTTCGCATACTGATCCTCTAAACCTTCCAATTCTAAGGTTTTATACTTGGACTCTGAACCGTATTTACTTAATATTTTATATTCAACATTTACTTTAGCCATTTACTCACCTCCTATAATTGTTATTTGCTGAGTATCAAAAGGACTTCTTTTTAATAAGCTTTATCGGAATTTCTTACTTTCACTTTTTCTGTAAATCAAAGAGTGACCTTTGCAAACATTTTGGTAATCATTTAAATTCTTTTTGAGAATAGTAAAGGTAAGCATAGTCTTTGAGTTCTGGAGGAAGGCTTCTTGGTTTTAGTGACATCTCCGAGCTAACATTTATTGAAGATAGAAGACCTACCGCCAATCCAGTCTCAAAAGTATACTGTCCAGTAAAACTACCCAAAACTGTAGTTCCAGTTTTGGCCGCCATATCTTTCCAATCGAATTCTATTTTAAGACTTTGTGCTAGCCGACTCATGAATGACTCTTCCATTAAGCGATCTATCTCTTTTGTTTTTCTAGCAAGTAATTCTAGGCTTTTAAGCTTATCCCTTTCTTGATCTCCGGAGTTCACAATATCTAAATACAAATTATCGATTAAGCTTCTAAATTCTAGTAGTTCATCTTTTCTTTTCTCTTTAAATTCTAGAATATCTACAAGAGGTACATCTTTTTCTGGTACTGGGAGACTTTGATATAATTCCACCTCAATATTCCGGCTCATTATCCCACTGACCTCGTCAAGAACTAAATTATAGTGAGGTTGTGCTAATGACCAACTTCCAACTTCTTTTTCATTATTTAGTCTAAATGCTTCCATCTGACTTTTTAAAAAAAGGTTTGTAAATTCTCCAGCCATTTGTAGGTTAACTCTTGATCTTTTTAATGCACCAGTCGATTCTAAAAAGTCTGTATCAGCAGTTCCTCCGAAGGTTATTATATTACTTGTAGGAAAATCAATCTGATCCCAGTAAAGCAAGTATTGTCGTAACTTTATAGGTGCAATAGTGCCTCCATTTACACTCATCGAATTTTTTCCGCTCATAACTATTTCTGGCGAAACTACA
It encodes the following:
- a CDS encoding BrxA/BrxB family bacilliredoxin — translated: MQAYDEYMKGIVVPMRKELTESGFTELTTAEDVNEHMSNSQGVSLVIINSICGCAAGLARPAVREAVELAEHKPDHLVTVFAGQDKEATAQMRQYFEEVPPSSPSIAVVKDGQLAHFIPREEIEGFEMEQVRDAVKQAIEEAAQ
- a CDS encoding class I SAM-dependent methyltransferase produces the protein MKTIVTTAYRPTDATKRRAQETAQFLGLQAVERNKRPVYKLHEELAADVIVCKKERLELYPVGQSEPFFFHPNSAAFRSKRPLGNDPLVEVSGLEAGDAYLDCTLGMASDALIASLVVGDTGRVIGCESDPVIAHIIREGLKNYQDMPKLHDSMRRIQVASQNAVDYLKGLDDNSFDVVYMDPMFTEQIAEASNFAPLRNNADHGQLTEEWVEEAKRVARKSVVLKAHFRSTDFEAFGFNRRVRPNTKFHFGVIQMNKSQ
- a CDS encoding thymidylate synthase yields the protein MKQYLALCEHILDQGAQKEDRTGTGTLSVFGHQMRFDLAEGFPLMTTKKTAFRLIVSELLWFIKGDTNVQTLLKDNNHIWDEWAFAQWVESDEYDGPEMNDFGRRAQRDPEFAELYKKQMTLFQEKVLADDEFAKKYGDLGPVYGKQWRSWAATDGGQIDQLKNVVESIKNNPDSRRHLVTAWNPEFIDDMALPPCHIMFQFYVADGKLSCQLYQRSADVFLGVPFNIASYALLTHLVAQECGLEPGEFIHTTGDTHLYVNHLEQVQEQLSREPKALPTLNLTEGKSMFDMDMEDIQIEGYDPHPRIKAPVAV
- a CDS encoding YpjP family protein gives rise to the protein MKSWWQKSLMVAVTVLTLGAITPNHMIWESLLDEEDGPKTHASQGQTKEYTLEWIDPAEYYVTADSILADFRQAAEEQSYIKFGSRIGPVIDSEFRTRILPTIQDVIDTELAGYSKDRLRNLTISEKPSGDHAEKIFHVYDKDSGQDEIRFHVRTEKKPLEGYSFNFHYHLASDQYQRHISIGDIYWSKNTPPKWLS
- a CDS encoding DUF6236 family protein codes for the protein MRGIVVSPEIVMSGKNSMSVNGGTIAPIKLRQYLLYWDQIDFPTSNIITFGGTADTDFLESTGALKRSRVNLQMAGEFTNLFLKSQMEAFRLNNEKEVGSWSLAQPHYNLVLDEVSGIMSRNIEVELYQSLPVPEKDVPLVDILEFKEKRKDELLEFRSLIDNLYLDIVNSGDQERDKLKSLELLARKTKEIDRLMEESFMSRLAQSLKIEFDWKDMAAKTGTTVLGSFTGQYTFETGLAVGLLSSINVSSEMSLKPRSLPPELKDYAYLYYSQKEFK